From one Thermatribacter velox genomic stretch:
- a CDS encoding aldose epimerase family protein, giving the protein MQIDKAPWGSTEDGTPVEQYTLVNQNGMMVKIITLGGTVTELWVPDKDGNFADVVLGFDDVAGYESPNNPYFGCIVGRYANRIANGQFTLDGRTYTLVQNNGPNSLHGGVKGFHLRVWKAYPLYTPDGPALRLKYLSHDGEEGFPGNLNVTVTYTLTNDNALRIDYLATTDKPTVVNLTNHSYFNLKGEGNGTILEHELMLNADHYTPTDDTLIPTGEIAPVEGTIFDFRTPHTIGERIKELAEPPFKGYDHNFVLNNPEGKLILAAKVKELTSGRIMEVYTDQPGVQLYCGNWLDVVGKGGKYYGQYYGFCLETQHYPDSPNKPNFPSVVLLPGETYKTTTIYKFLVE; this is encoded by the coding sequence ATGCAAATTGATAAAGCACCTTGGGGTAGCACTGAAGATGGAACTCCTGTAGAACAATACACTTTGGTAAACCAAAACGGGATGATGGTCAAGATAATAACTCTGGGTGGAACAGTAACAGAACTATGGGTGCCAGACAAAGACGGAAACTTTGCGGACGTTGTCCTGGGTTTTGATGATGTAGCTGGATATGAAAGCCCTAATAACCCTTACTTTGGATGTATTGTTGGTCGCTACGCAAACCGTATTGCCAATGGTCAGTTTACCCTCGATGGCAGAACCTACACCCTGGTTCAGAACAATGGTCCCAACAGTCTGCATGGTGGAGTAAAGGGCTTTCATTTGAGAGTTTGGAAAGCATATCCTCTATACACCCCAGATGGTCCTGCTCTCAGGTTAAAATACTTAAGTCACGATGGTGAAGAAGGTTTTCCGGGCAACCTGAACGTAACGGTTACTTATACCTTAACCAATGACAATGCTTTACGCATAGATTATCTGGCAACAACCGATAAACCTACGGTTGTAAACCTTACCAACCATAGTTACTTCAACCTTAAAGGCGAGGGGAATGGAACCATTTTAGAACACGAGCTGATGCTTAATGCTGACCACTATACACCAACTGATGATACGCTTATCCCAACGGGGGAAATAGCACCAGTTGAAGGCACCATTTTCGATTTCAGAACTCCTCACACTATCGGAGAAAGGATTAAGGAACTTGCTGAGCCTCCGTTTAAAGGATACGACCATAATTTTGTCCTCAACAACCCGGAGGGAAAACTCATCCTTGCTGCAAAGGTGAAAGAACTAACTTCAGGCAGGATAATGGAAGTTTATACTGACCAGCCTGGTGTGCAGCTTTACTGTGGCAACTGGCTGGATGTGGTAGGGAAGGGCGGTAAATATTACGGGCAGTACTACGGCTTTTGTCTTGAAACTCAACACTATCCAGACTCTCCTAACAAGCCCAACTTCCCCTCTGTGGTGCTTCTTCCCGGGGAAACTTATAAAACCACCACTATTTACAAGTTTCTCGTAGAGTAG
- a CDS encoding methyltransferase domain-containing protein, whose product MAQKSASFKKGVHRGRPRKQTKFLGPVANLEEHVPPDWWRTLFGPVYLKTDGDVVEDTNLTRTEVDVILEILQPSPDAAILDLCCGQGRHSLELARRGYTGVCALDRSRYLIQKAKNQARKEELNVAFKEGDARKLPYPDESFDYVLLLGNSFGYFESIRDDILVLREVMRVLKPMGKVFIDVADGEYLRNNFKARSWEWIDKRYFVCRERSLSTDRTRLISREIVIHAQKGVVVDQFYSERLYSEKSLKELLEKSGFSEITFHGEFVPQSSRNQDLGMMEQRILVTARVNKQKKRVQKKGLIRSQKEIVVLLGDPKQKDFLKPGTVFDEDDFYTIEQLKEALSRLERFRFTFLDNHGTLIRELIGLKGKVDLVLNFCDEGFKNDPYKELHIPALLEMLDLPYTGSGPQCLAYCYDKSLVRGVAREMGVPVPRACFIKPEDMAFSIPIAFPVIVKPNFGDSSFGITEKSVCFSLEELVEAIAWIREKLGYTQPILVEEFLTGKDLSVGIIGNLPDNYIVLPITEEDYSELPPDLPRICGYEAKWLPDSPYGKVRSVKAEIPESIEKLIVEHSLKLIERFGCRDYVRLDWRLDEEGYPRLLEINPNPGWCYDGHLAKMAAIGGMSYSELLQTIIETALLRIERQ is encoded by the coding sequence GTGGCTCAAAAATCCGCTTCTTTTAAAAAGGGTGTTCATCGAGGACGCCCCAGAAAACAAACTAAATTTTTAGGCCCGGTTGCTAACCTTGAAGAACACGTTCCGCCAGATTGGTGGAGAACTCTTTTTGGGCCTGTTTACCTCAAAACTGACGGTGATGTAGTCGAGGACACGAATCTTACCCGAACGGAAGTTGATGTGATATTGGAAATTTTGCAACCTTCTCCTGATGCAGCTATTCTGGATCTTTGTTGTGGTCAAGGTAGACATTCTCTGGAACTCGCCAGAAGGGGTTATACCGGAGTTTGTGCTTTGGATCGCTCCAGATATCTCATTCAGAAAGCTAAGAACCAAGCCAGAAAAGAGGAACTTAATGTAGCTTTCAAGGAAGGTGACGCTCGGAAATTACCTTATCCTGATGAGAGTTTTGACTATGTTTTGCTTCTCGGAAACAGTTTTGGTTACTTTGAAAGCATCAGGGATGATATTCTGGTTCTCCGCGAAGTCATGCGAGTTTTAAAACCCATGGGTAAGGTTTTTATTGATGTAGCAGATGGTGAATACCTTCGCAACAATTTCAAAGCTCGTTCCTGGGAATGGATTGATAAAAGGTATTTTGTGTGCAGAGAGCGGTCACTTTCTACGGATAGGACACGTCTCATTTCTCGAGAAATTGTAATACATGCTCAGAAAGGGGTTGTTGTGGACCAGTTCTATAGTGAAAGATTATATTCTGAGAAAAGTTTGAAAGAACTTCTTGAAAAATCAGGTTTTAGTGAAATAACTTTCCACGGTGAATTTGTCCCTCAGTCTTCACGGAATCAGGATTTGGGCATGATGGAACAGCGCATTCTGGTTACTGCCCGTGTCAACAAACAGAAAAAGCGTGTACAGAAGAAAGGCTTAATTCGTTCTCAAAAAGAAATCGTGGTTTTACTTGGTGATCCCAAGCAAAAGGATTTTTTAAAACCTGGAACCGTCTTTGACGAGGACGACTTTTATACCATAGAGCAACTTAAAGAAGCATTAAGCAGGCTGGAGAGATTTCGTTTCACTTTTCTTGATAACCATGGGACGTTGATTAGGGAACTTATAGGCCTGAAGGGTAAGGTTGATTTGGTTTTGAATTTTTGTGACGAAGGATTCAAGAATGATCCCTATAAGGAGTTGCATATTCCCGCTTTACTCGAAATGCTTGATCTACCCTATACCGGTTCTGGACCACAATGTCTGGCCTATTGTTACGACAAGTCTTTGGTAAGAGGTGTAGCCAGGGAAATGGGTGTTCCCGTGCCCAGAGCCTGTTTTATAAAACCCGAGGATATGGCATTTTCTATTCCCATTGCTTTCCCGGTAATCGTCAAACCTAACTTTGGTGATTCGAGCTTTGGCATAACTGAAAAGAGTGTTTGCTTTTCTTTAGAAGAACTTGTCGAGGCAATCGCATGGATACGTGAGAAGCTCGGTTATACGCAACCTATTCTGGTAGAGGAATTTCTTACTGGCAAGGATTTGAGTGTGGGAATTATTGGTAATCTTCCCGACAACTACATTGTTTTACCAATTACTGAGGAAGACTATTCAGAACTTCCTCCCGATTTGCCTCGCATATGTGGCTATGAAGCCAAATGGCTCCCTGATTCTCCGTATGGGAAGGTAAGGTCGGTCAAGGCTGAAATTCCAGAGAGCATCGAGAAGTTAATTGTAGAGCATTCTCTTAAACTCATTGAAAGATTTGGGTGTCGTGATTACGTGAGGCTCGACTGGAGGCTGGATGAAGAAGGATATCCTCGCCTTCTGGAGATTAATCCCAATCCCGGCTGGTGTTATGACGGACATCTTGCCAAAATGGCAGCCATAGGTGGCATGTCTTACTCCGAATTGCTACAAACCATCATCGAAACAGCATTATTAAGGATTGAAAGACAATGA